The following proteins come from a genomic window of Eretmochelys imbricata isolate rEreImb1 chromosome 11, rEreImb1.hap1, whole genome shotgun sequence:
- the LOC144272153 gene encoding actin-fragmin kinase-like isoform X8 yields the protein MKRKTAMCLWKPVPQSKPFPCDRFKHACSICRGFVYLYGGRCNSSLSDFWRYNIASNEWEKLDRSEDGPEELEEHSMVAYQGILYIFGGMVDSAFTQVKIPLWMYDIDSARWTECRHTAVETESIAPANRKGHSAVVYNSSMYIYGGYFDIKGISQEFWALRFDTGEWSQVSPQSCDTGPGPRHGHSAVVYGTGMYLFGGLMGLSEQRDLWKWDFTSCKWSTIRTSTKCCLSLCLAKDLQKWWDTLLWSFKTPC from the exons ATGAAAAGGAAAACTGCAATGTGCTTATGGAAACCTGTACCACAGAGCAAGCCTTTTCCATGCGATCGGTTCAAACatgcctgcagcatctgcagaggGTTTGTTTATCTTTATGGGGGTCGGTGCAATAGCAGCCTAAGTGACTTCTGGCGGTACAATATAG CAAGCAATGAATGGGAAAAACTGGATCGTTCAGAAGATGGCCCAGAAGAACTGGAAGAACATTCAATGGTGGCTTATCAG GGCATCCTCTATATTTTCGGTGGGATGGTGGATTCTGCTTTTACGCAGGTGAAGATCCCTCTCTGGATGTATGACATTG atTCAGCGAGATGGACTGAGTGCCGGCACACAGCAGTGGAGACTGAG AGCATTGCTCCAGCTAACAGAAAGGGCCACAGCGCAGTAGTGTACAATTCCAGCATGTACATCTATGGGGGATACTTCGACATCAAAGGGATTTCACAAGAGTTTTGGGCTTTACGTTTTG ATACAGGAGAGTGGTCACAGGTATCTCCACAGTCTTGTGACACTGGTCCAGGACCCCGGCATGGTCACTCAGCTGTGGTTTATGGCACAGGCATGTACCTGTTTGGCGGACTGATGGGGCTGAGTGAACAGAGGGACCTATGGAAGTGGGACTTTACAAGCTGCAAGTGGTCCACTATCAGAACAAG CACTAAATGTTGCCTGTCCT